From the Sebastes fasciatus isolate fSebFas1 chromosome 9, fSebFas1.pri, whole genome shotgun sequence genome, the window TGAGGATAAACCTGGAGCTAACTCTACCTGACGTCCCCTGAAGTCTCAAATATAAACTTTGGTTTAAACGTAAACTACGATACCAAActgacagtgtgttccaatccgcgtacttctgtacttacacttactactttgagtgcataagtgcgttcacactgggaagtacggcaaaatgcagtgcactcaaagtacccggatgttgtactctaacggtcagatcgttgagtgaggaacgctggacactttccacactcaactgcctccatcttggctacgtagtggaaggggcggagccacgaccactattcaaacatccgcagataacagaataaaacaatacgtaaacataccggtgcattttcagccaacaggaggacacgtcgtaggcgacgacgttggaaacctaatttccactctgctttcatttttttcagaagatattctggcgggtagcgagccgcgctCAAATGTTgagatcgtcatttccggtcagtgcgccgcagagtattccaTTTGAGACGATCCTACCCCGCTGAAAtgtacgcactactcaagtgagtacagagtgcacacagtgcactacactgaagtgtacttctggaagtacgtggattggagcACACTCCTAGTCTCAAAATGAGTCATGAAAATATTCCTGCGTATCTGGTAACGTTAACGGTCAATGGAGAAAAGTTTCTACAAATCCAAAATTGAAGTTAAACTTTGCCGTGTGTGATGGTCTCTGCCTCTTCCAACTTTGGCGCTAGCCGAGGTTTgtgttcccacaatgcaatgcggtttTTAAAATTTTGGGGTAAAACTCCTGTTAAAAATCGATTCAGTAAATTCCTTCATCTGAACATCGGCGTTTCATCGGCCGTATCTTTACGGACGTTTCTTAGAGTGTAGAAGCAGCTTAAACTCAGCATGGTTTTGTCTTTCCAAGAACCCAAAGTGACCAAAGTCACGTCCATAAAACTCCGTCAAACAATCAGCCAGACAAAAAGACTCAGCTTTGAAAAATAAACCGTTATCTTTTATTTGGTGAGTGGTGTACATCACTATATGCACTAAAGGCTGCAGGTCTATGCTCAGTTATAATGTCTTTGCTCTACATGTTGAATAGTATAAAGTGATTATATGCATCTGTGTCCATTCAAAATCTCCTCCCCTTGATCTTCTTTTTATCATGAAATCACCACGTGTGGATTCTCTAAAACAATAATTCAGTCACTCAGATCATGGATGAACGTTAACGGGACGACTGGTCATCTGAATTCTGAGTTTGAAAGTTAGCATCCTAATGAAACTAAATCAGTTTCAATGTATTTGTATGCAACTATTGTTCTATTAAAGGTAAATGGACAAACTTTTTTTCTAAAGCAGTGAGTCCACTAAAAGTCAATGGTGCTAAAAGACTCTACTGAAAGTTGATGGAACTATTGGTTAGCGAAATATTAATCAGAGTCCAATTAGACAGATGTTccatttaaatgaaataaattaataagaaatactGTTCCATTGACGTTCAACAAGTCAAACGCTCAACTGAAAGTTAATGGGATGAATTTCACTTGACTTTAATGGAACAGTTGTTCCATCAAACATTATTGGGAGAAACATTTTCATTGCAAGTTGCAAATATCCCAATTGAAATTTATATAAAACAGTGATTTCACTGAACGCTAACGGTGTTAATGTTCCATTGAAGATTAATCGTACAAGTGCTCCATTGAAAGTTAATGGAAATATTGGTAACTGAAAAATTAGTCAGAATTCAATCACTCAGATGTTCCATTCAAAGTTAATTGGTGTTGGTCACATAGATCCACTGAAATTCAATAGAAGAGTTACTCTATTAAAAGTAAATGCTGTTCCATTGACGTTCAATGGGTCGAATGTTTAAATGAAACCTGATGGGACAAATTTCACTCCAATTTAATACGGCAGTAGTTCCATTAAAAAGTTATTAGGCTAAATGGTTCAATTGAAAGTTTGATCTTGAAACTAAATGTGACAAATGTTCCATTGATTTCCATTTTATACaagtattttctttaaaaaaagtaaatagaGCCATAGTTCAGTTGAActtaatagttaatagtttgtTCCACTTAATTTTCTGCAAGGCAGTGATTACACTGAAAGCCAATGGTGCTAGCGTTCCACGGAAGATTAGTTGAAAACATTGAAAGTTAATGGAAATTGTTTGTGAGtgaattttttgttttatttttcattcaaagTTAACTGAACAAACGTAGGTCACTTAAAGCTTAAGTTACAGTAGATCCACTGAAAATCAATGGTACGCTATTGAAAGTAAATTCTGTTCTATGGAAATTCAATGGGTTGAATGTTTAACTGGAAGTCAATGGGGCAAATTTCACTAAAAGTCAATAGGACAGTGGTTCCTTTAGATGGTTATTAGGAGAGAGATGGTTTCATTGAAAGTTAATGGACAGTGATCTTAAGTAAAGTAAATGTGGTACTTCTGTTTTACTGTTGACGTTCGCTGATTGATCAAACTGCTCAGGGACACGCACGTTGCTCAGTGTGGTCTATATagtattgtatgtatatatatatctatatatactatatacagtgTAAACATGTTGTTGTGTGGATGGTTGTGTGGATGAATAGATAGTGAACACATCATCATTGACCTTCGAATGTCCTTTTGATTTAacactgtgttgttgttgggATGGGCGTTTTCATGAGGATGACTTGAGGTATTCACTCGAGCTCCAGGCGCCTCCTCAAAGTGgctgaaaaaaacaagagagaggaCAGATTAAATATTAATGAAGTCATATATTTCCACCTCTTTATTTCCCTCCATTTACATCAGAAACATCGGTCCAtgccagacatttaaatgtccACATATGAGGATATCGACGGGGAAACAGTACTCGACACAACACCTGTATGAATAGTTTAGAGTATTTAGCATTTTCGTTCCATCTATTTGAGACGCCCCGTTGTTTTAAAGTCCAAAGGGTTGAAATCTGAATCCGGTTTAATCGGTTAGGGTTCGGGGTAAGGCAGATACTGTAGACTGGAGTTGTGGTAAAGGTAATGTTTGGAGGCTGGTTGGGAATATGTTGTGTCAACGAGGGCCAACAGTACAAACGtcggtgagtgtgtgtgtgtgtgtgtgtgtgtgtgtgtgtgtgtgtgtgtgtgcgtgtgtgtgtgtgtgtgtgtgtgtgtgtgtgtgtgtgtgtgtgtgtgtgtgtgtgtgtgcgtgagtgtgcgtgtgtgtgtgtgtgtgtgtgtgtgtgtgtgtgtgtgtgtgtgtgtgtgtgtgtgtgtgtgtgtgtgcgtgcgtgagtgtgcgtgtgtgtgtgtgtgtgtgtgtgtgtgtgtgtgtgtgtgtgtgtgtgtgtgtgtgtgtgtgtgtgtgtgtgtgtgtgtgtgtgtgcgtgagtgtgtgtgtgtgtgttcctaccAGATGAAAGTTGTTTAGGAGGTGATCTACGTTGATGTCATCGTAGCTCTCCTGGAAGGTGTTGGGTTCGTCCCTGGACTCCTCTGGGTCGCTGGTTCCAGGATCTTCTAGGCTGAGTGGAGAAAGTCAACATGAATAGTTTTATTCCAAAAGGCACAGTCAGGGAAGACAAAAACCAGAACGCCCAACAGAGGAAACAAGCGTTGCATTTCATTCTTCAACCAGACATTAAAATGAATGCTCTATTTGTTCATGTTCAtctcaaccaatataacaaatagtgtaaaCTGGATAACAttgtcaaccctgcctttaaaggagcagtgtgaaggatctggtgatatctagcagtgaggctgcagattgcaaccactagaaacttctcccatgtgccaagcgtgtcggaCAACTAcatgaatgtccctctctagagacAGTTGTAGAGTCTGTGTGTACgtgagaagtgaagccagagTGAGAGAGCggtggtgaatgtgtgtgatgttgtggagcagaagacagagttagtttagctctgagagtatctagtgaatgttcggtgctgcagctcctccagaccagcagACGTTTCCTGTGTCGTGTTTCCCGGCggctgagtgaagtgacggCGGCGGTTAACTCCggagagagtaacgttatcgactccggtccAAACAGGACAAGTTAACATGGTGTTTGGtctgttctgagctactgtagaaacaccgTGAAGAGGAGCCCTCTTTAGTCTACAGTTTATGCAGAgtaacatcccataataacaaACACTGAGCTCAAGAGATTCAGGTTAAATGAGGGACGGTAAAATAAGAAGGTGTTTAATtcattaatcgaatattaatcgtgatcacGACTTTGTCCTCCCACAATTAACTGAAGATGATGGACTGAGATATTTAACTGAgacgtttaaaatgcttgttCTGCTCGTAGAAAACTGCTGCAGATCAAATCAAAcgtttcctaaactaacagccaccagctgctgatccagatgttctggcttcacttttcatgtgtttatgattCAATTAAGAGCATCAAATTGTTTATCTAACCGCTTAATGTTTTCAatgttgctctcaaagtgcaccagattgatgcatttaactttagcTAGTAACAGGGtcgggtgaatattcctgtcaTTTTTCAGAtcgcagaaaaaaatatattgtaatgtcgtttttttccaacatcgtgcAGCCCTCATTTGTACATTTGTAGCTCAGCATGGAAgagaaagcagtgctctgtctattttaatgtgaaagtgcagtaataaaaatatattgtcaatgaataatcgtgatctcagtattgatcaaaatgatggtgattatcattttgtccATAATGGTGCAGCTCTGATGGTGTTGTCAGTGATGTCAAATGATACGTGAACTATTTTCAGGGGCTTTCAGTGAGTCATGATGGTATTTATGTTCCATGTGAGGGAGAGAATGAAGCAGAGGATGAACCAGAGACGGACAGGTTGATGTAGGGAGGACTGATGTTATTCCTCTTCCAGTGAGGGAGAGGATGAAAAAGAGGATGAAGCAGAGGATGAAGGAGAGAATGATGGAGAAGATGATGGAGAGATGAGACAGGTGGATGTAGGGAGGACCGATGGTGCCTACCTCCTCTTTCCTGTTAACACTGAGTTCAGGTACTTCTTGACGGCCATCTGCTTGCGGAAGCGGCTGTAGTTGTCTGTGAAGATGGCGTCTGAGTGGCGCTTCACCGGCTCCTCCATCAGCTCATCGctggagagaaaagagacagaaacaaagagatgaatggaggtggaggtggaggtgtcaCCAGCAGGTTTCCATACAAAGTGAGTGCAGTGATGCATTCATGGTgtcttctctttgtgtgtgtgtgtgtgtgaatcccTCCTGGCTTTATAACACACATGTAATGAAGCATAAATtaaccttttaaaatgtttagtCAATTACAAAATGCATCATCAAGCAGGTCGCGTCTTCTCGTTGCAAATGTCAGGAGTTAAACTGTCGACACTTTAATGAGTTTAGTGAAATAAGATTTTAAGATTTTCTGACGTAAAagttagaaaatgtgtttatgacTCAAAGCATCAAAAACTTTTATGAGAcgttcatatttatatttcactTGATTCTATATTTAAAGGAATTGCAGCGTGGGGTTCTGTTAATCAGGAGGAGGATGACCTACCTGACCCGCTTCCCGATCAGAGACTCCAGGTACCTCCTCGCTGACAGCTGTCCGAGCAGTTTGCTGTATCCGCTGGTGAACAGACCGTCTGCGTGTCTCGTCGGTCTACAGTCAACAGGACAGTCACGTTAAAACCTCATCACcatttattaaaacattaaCAATCTAAATAAACATAAAGCTACAACAAAGCTGATCTCAGAGCGCACAGCTCTCTTACCTCATGGATGTGTATGGCAGACTCAGAGTCCGGGTGTACAACACACTGCACAGGGCTATTAGGAACAGCAGCTGGGGGCCGGTCCGCTGTAACATCGCTTTACACCTGaggatgaacacatgaacacagagaggatgaacacatgaacacagagaggatgaacacatgaacacagtgaggatgaacacagagaggatgaacacagagaggatgaacacattgaggatgaagacagagaggatgaacacatgaacacagtgaggatgaacacagagaggatgaacacagagaggatga encodes:
- the vip gene encoding VIP peptides isoform X1, with translation MCKAMLQRTGPQLLFLIALCSVLYTRTLSLPYTSMRPTRHADGLFTSGYSKLLGQLSARRYLESLIGKRVSDELMEEPVKRHSDAIFTDNYSRFRKQMAVKKYLNSVLTGKRSLEDPGTSDPEESRDEPNTFQESYDDINVDHLLNNFHLPL